One window of the Helicoverpa zea isolate HzStark_Cry1AcR chromosome 7, ilHelZeax1.1, whole genome shotgun sequence genome contains the following:
- the LOC124631851 gene encoding uncharacterized protein LOC124631851, translating to MSSPSLEIQIEIVLTEKAEEWIIEMYISLSKKEIENENRQNLMPHRICIQQPIVETRGASEIDTAHDAIEDNLKEKVDELVKQVAALEGTVKAWSQSKFLQGRSGHTKAKTLEKICWYHRRWGSKALKCVPPCGWIKDEPEKD from the coding sequence ATGTCGTCACCGTCACTTGAAATCCAAATAGAAATAGTTCTGACCGAAAAAGCTGAGGAATGGattatagaaatgtatattTCTCTCTCCAAGAAagaaatagaaaatgaaaaccGGCAGAATCTTATGCCCCACCGCATTTGTATTCAACAACCCATTGTAGAAACTAGGGGAGCATCTGAAATCGATACTGCTCATGATGCGATAGAAGACAATTTAAAGGAGAAAGTTGATGAATTAGTGAAGCAAGTAGCAGCCTTAGAAGGAACGGTGAAGGCCTGGAGCCAATCAAAGTTCCTTCAAGGTCGTTCAGGTCATACTAAGGCCAAAACACTAGAAAAAATATGCTGGTACCATAGACGCTGGGGTTCTAAGGCATTGAAGTGTGTTCCGCCATGTGGCTGGATAAAAGACGAGCCTGAGAAAGACTAA